A stretch of DNA from Cryptomeria japonica chromosome 4, Sugi_1.0, whole genome shotgun sequence:
CATGAGCAACCTCTAAGTGATGCTACTTTGTTGAACTAGCAAGGAGAAGACTTTTGTGGAATTAATGTAGATGATTCCCTTGTTGTAGAAAAtacaagagaaaagaaaagagattTTGAGCTTGGGAAAATAGCTGATAAAGGAAAAATAGTAGCTACATAACCATCTACATCACAAGTGCCTCACATTTTGCAGAGAAATCCATAAGGACCTGACAAAGAGCAACATCACTTATAAGCGGATCATGCTGGTGTAAAGACCCATCAAAAGGTAAATCCAGTTGTACCTTATAATATTATTGATAACATAGAGAAGATGAATGTAAGAATGTCTATGTGGGATTCATTAGCTATCCCAGGTCAAAAAGACATGTTGTAGTCAGGTTTATCTAATTTAAAAGTGTTTGATGAGCCATCAGTAGGCTAGGTTAGAGTTGTTTTCCATAAACACTTCTCAAGACAACAAACAACCCAACAAAGAAATGGGTAAGGATGTCAAACCACCTCTGTTTTATGTATCTTTGATTATAGGTGATAAACTATTTCATAATTGTATAGTGGATAGTGGGGCTAGTAGCTCTATGATGTAAACACAAATTACAGATAGACTAGGACTAGAATATCAGCCTTTAGAGAAGGGAGTAGTCCAGTTGGATGGAACTTTAGCTAataccttaggtgtcattagaggtttgAACCTTACAATTCATGCTTGCTCAAACTTTTTAGTTCCTCAAGATATATGCATCATTGATATACCACCCTTCTTTACTTTATGTCTTTCAAGGGACTTTACAACTAAAATAGGAGGTTATGTATCTATTGACTAGTCACATATGTTATTTAGAACGAGATATGGAAATAAGGTTAACATAAAGTCCAAAAAGTTGGCCAAAGATCATATAGAACCTTATAATCCAAGTGTGATTAATGTTGTTCCTAGTGCTGCATATACAAATTGTGCTATTTTTTATGACAATGAGCTTGTTGTTGTTCAAGAGATACAAGATGAAGTTATACCTAATGTGTTGTTGCATGAATGAGAAACATAAAATATAGTGGATAATCCTAAGGATCATATTCAAGATGTTGGTATGCGTGTCTATGTGCTGATGAACTTGATGCAAAGATTCCAAACATTGAAAAGAGTACAAATCAGCCTCTAGAGCAACAAGGTGAGCTTTGggaaatgtattttgatggttccagGAGTAAGAATGGAGTTGGTGGGGTTACAATTCTTGTGTCCCCACTAGGCGATAAGTActtttttgcatttcattttgctttTTCATGCTCTAAAAACACTATTGAGTATGAAGGTCTTATTCAAGGTCTTGAATGGGCAAGGAAAAGAGGAGTAAGTTGTCTCAAGGTTTATGGAGATAGTGAGTTGATTGTTAATTAGGTAAGAAGCCTAAGTGTTTCTAAGAATTATGCCTTTAAGTCCTATAGGAATAGGGTTCGGGATGTGATAGAAGAGTTTTGTGCTTTTAGCTTGGTTTCCGTTCCTAGAAATCAGAACAAACATGCAGATAGGGTTGCAACCATTGGAGCACAGTTTGAAATTCCCAATGACATCAAGAATGAGAAGGtacaaaaatatgtgaaatttgtAGTTAGGTCCTCAATTCCTGTaaacaacattcattggcaagtttttgatagtgatgAGCAGATTCTATCTTTTCTTCTTGAAGAAGATCAACTTTTTATGGTAAATCATGGAAAACTTAAGCAACGGTATGATGATCAAGTCATACAACTAAAGACAAATAAGCTACCCAAAGGTCTTGTTACCTTGGAGTCAATTTTCAGCACTGATAATCAGCTTAAGAAGGGTAAAACTGGTTTGCTAATCAAAGAAGAACACTATGAAGAGCTAGATATTTTCAAAGGTAAGTTCCTTAAGATATGTAAAATCTGTTCAAATGAAGATAAACAAGCTTTCATTGTTTATGTCAAGAGTTTCATGAGATTTTTGCTTGGGAATACTCATATTTAAAAGGATTTATCCCCATATTGCCTAGCATACCATAGAGTTAGAACCAGATGCTAAGCCCATTAGGTAGAAACAAAGGCCTTTAAATTTAAATTAGAGCCTCTCATGATTAAGGAGCTGAGTAGATTGGTTGAGGGGGGTATTATTTTCCCAGTTAAACACACCTCATGGGTATATAACCTTGTCCCAGTTAGAAATAAAAACAAAGAGATCAGACTCTATGTAGACTTCAGGGATCTTAACAAAGCATCATTAAAAGATCATTACCCTCTACGCTGTATGAAGCAGATCCTTTAGCTATTTGCTGGTTCAAAGATATTCTCTTTATTAGATGGTTATTCTGGTTATAATGAGGTGTTGGTCAAAGAGGAAGACCAATTTAAAAATGCTTTTACAACCAAATGGGGTATAATGGCCtacaagagaatgccttttggcTTGTCCAATGCTGGAGCCACTTTTAAGAGGGATATGGACATGGCTTTTCAAGGTCTAATCAATAAAATTGTCCTTATTTACCTAGATGATGCCACATTATTCTCCAAGAACATTGATGAGCATTTATCCCATTTGAAACAAGTATTTGAAAGATGTAGGGAATTTGGTATATCCCTTAGTCCAAAGAAAAGTATCTTTATTGTTCATTAAGGTAAGCTTCTTGGACACATAGTGCCAAAATAGGGGATTACCATTGATCCTGAGAGAGTCAAAGCCATATTAGAGCTGCCATTACCCAACAAAAAAAGGGTTGCAAAGCTTCTTAGGTAAGATTAACTTTTTGAGAAGGTTTATACCTGATGTTGCAAATCTTTTGCAACATTTGATTGCCATGTTAAAGAAGAATGCAGTTTTTAGCTGGACTAAGGAAGCCAAGTATAGTTTTGAAGAAATCAAGGAGGCTTTAGCAACAACTCCTACTTTGGTGAATCTTGATTTTCCAAAAGATTTCACTCTATATGCTTTTGGTAGCATAGATTCATTTTTTTCTATGCTGGTTCAGAAAAATAATGATGGCTTAGAGCATCCAATAGCCTTTTTAAGTCGATGCTTAGCTAATTGTGAGAAGAAGTATACTTTTGTTGAGAAGCATGTTCTTGCTGTGATTAGGAGCTTAAAGAAATTTAAGCATTTAATCTCCACCAACAAGATTCATGTTATGGTCACACACCCTAGTGTGAAGGAATTTTTGTTGAGGAAAGATCTGAATGAAAAAAGAGCAGGGTGGATCACTAAAGTCATGGAGTTTGATGTTGACATCAAAATTACAAGTTTGTCAGGGGTAAGGGATTGTGTGAATAGTTATCCTCAAGTCCTCAAAATGAATAGAAATTAGAATCATAGACTATTTTAGTCAATGATAAGGAGCTTTAGAATGCTGCACTTGTGTTACATGCAAGTTGGGTTTAGGATATGACCCATTTTCTATAGACTAGTGAATGTCCACCAAATTTAGATAGAGCTAAGAGAAGATACTTTAGGTTGTAATCTATTCTATATGTGTTTATTAATAACATTCTTTTTAGAAAGGACCTTAATGGTGTTCTATTAAGGTGTATTGACAATGATTAAACAAAAAAAGTGCTTCATGAGTTCCATGATGGAACTGCAGGGGGTCATTTTGCCCCAAGAGCAACAACATGGAAAATAATGagagctagatattattggccaagATTGTTTAAGGATGCCCATGCTTGGGCAAGAAAAAGTGTAAAATATGCTCTTTTTACTGTAAAAGAGAGGTTGCTAGCTTTGTCTCTGCAACCTATTTAGGTTGAGCAACCCTTCATGATATGGGGCATTAATTTTATTGGACCaataaatccaccttcaagtgcaGGTCACAGATGGATACTTACAACAACTGATTACTTTACACGATGGACTAAAGTAGTGGCTTTGAAAGAAGCCAATGAGTCCTGTTCTGAGATTTTATGAAGATATAGTAATGGGGTTTGGAGTACCCGAATCAATCATCTTAGATAATTCCTTAGcatttattggattaattgtgacTGATTGGACTATCAGAATTGGAATTTAATTGAATACCTCTTCAaattattacccacaaggtaatggtttgGCTAAGAGTACAAATAAGAATCTCATCCGGATTATTAAAAGAACCATGGACGATAATCAAATAACTTGTCACACCAAGTTGAAATTTGCTTTCTGGACAAATAGAATAACTCCCAAAAGGTCCATTGGGAACTCTCCATATGCACTGgtttatggtaaagaggcaagaTTGCGTTTATCTATTGAGCTACCAACTCTTGATATAGTACATCATCTGGAGATGTTTGAAGAACAAGACCGAATGAAAGTTATGTATGCTCAACTCATGGAGCTGGAAGAGATAAGAGATAAGGAAATGAAGTCTATGGAGTATCATCAACTCCAAACAAAAAGAGTCTTTGATAAGAAAGCAACTCCTAAAATGTTCAAAGAAGGTGATGTTGTACTCAAGTGGGATGAATTGAAAAGTAGGCCAGTAAAGCATACAAAGATTTATAACTTCTGGAGTGGCCCATTTGATATTACTGAATGCAAGGAACACAATGCATTCCAATTATCAAAGATGGATGGAGAAATATTTCCTATCCCAGTTAATGGGATACACCTCAAACAATGTTTTGAGGTATGGACTATCTTGTATATGCTAGGTTAGTTTTTTCGCTTTCAATAAGTGTTGTTGCACTATAGTTTAGATGCATTTTTCTTTCCCTAAGTGCTTTTCAAGCATAGTTAGGTAGTTTTATTTCTACATTTTCCTATTTAAATAAGTTTCCCAAGTGGTCTGATTTGTTTCATTGAGTTTAAGAAGTTCTGAGTCTTTTTCATAAGTCATAAGCCTAGTTCCCGAGTGACTTTGTGCCCAATGGACAAGCCTAGGCAACTGGTCTTAATGCTTAGCAGACAAACATACAACAGATGTTGCCAAAAATATTACCTAATTTTCACTACAACTCAATCAAGAGGagcatattgttttgaaattgaaagaataaaaggtaCATTTTCATCTCTCCTTTTGAGATCAAAACTGCAAAAGCAGAAAACAAGAGATTATCTAATAATTTCTTGCAATTTtacaaatgcatacaagttttctgaAAAAGATAATCTTTATTGATGATAAAATATACATTTGTCTCACACAAGCTGTGAGACTAACTATTGCTTATTCAATGTAAACAAATAATAGTATATACATGAATAGATAAAGAATGCAAAATGCATATAAGGAGAGGGAAGTCATTGCTTGAATGTCTAGTTCAATGTGTTGTCCTATTAGGTGTCTTGCTTTTGCTACTTGTAGCTTCCCCAATTCCAGTTTGCTCCTAGTCCCTGCATTTGAGTGataaaatgatgttagagaaataAAGGTCTCCAACATCATATGTACATTATACCTATGCATGTGTAAACTAAACTTTAAGTACATTGAACAAGCAATGCATACTGTAGGTGTTTAGGAAGCAGTTGAGCCATCATAAAAATGTGCAATATACATTTATTTTTCTAACATGTTTTCTTCATGTACAACTACAGGTGAAAAGTCATGTTCTTTTGATTAATCAGATTTAGCATGTGGGgtgaaatgtggctcccacaagggtagagccCAACATGCATCAAGAAATAGGAGTAATGATAGTTATGACATCACATTAAGTGCAAACTTCTTGGTGGCAATCATGCAACAATCCTTTACCCCTTTCCCATGGTAATAACAATAAATGAGTGCTTGTTGCTTATGGTAGTAGGCTGATAGCAATATGTGAATCAAACCTATCATTACCAACCTATTGTTAGGAGTAACAAATGCTCATTTACATGGATAATCATACAAAATGGGCAAGAAAAGATACACAACTGTCATCAAGAAGGTATCAGTCATTAAATTATAACATAAGCCTATATAATATGAGGATAGTGAGTAAGTGAAGAGTCTATACCATCTCAAGGACAATTAAGAGATGTGTACTCAGAAAAATGAGAGTCATATAACTTCCAGTATAGTAAATCATGCTTCAATCACAGTCACAAAGATCTCTTCTAGACAACAAACACAAAAGCCATGAGGACCATGTTTTGAAGACTAAAGAATAGATTTGagtttatcattaaaaaaaaagtCTCAATGAAAGAAACTTGTGGCAATAAAGTACAGTCATCATGACTATTGAGAAGTCAAGATACCATTTCAAGGAACCCGAGATAGTGATTTGAAGAACACAATGCATGTAATTCATTGTATAGTGAATGATCATCTCCAATATCAACCCATGATTAAGAACAACAACCCCCAAAGAAGTCATGGATAGTAAAGAACCAGTGAATGCCATCACCATGAACAAGGGGCAGTGATCAAGAGGCCCTGCTAAAGCATATATGATGTATAAGAGAACCTTATAGTAGTCATAGGTTAAGAAAGCAATGCTCTGCCAAAATGGAATCATATAGGGTTTTGAATAATGCATAGCAGAGTTAGCTGCCCATAAAAGCATCACAATCACAATATCAACATTCATGACTATTACTAGTACCAAAATCCTATTAGAGTAGTAAAGGTAGCAGAAAATATAGAGTTATAGGGACAATGATTAGTCATATACAATGAAAGAGACTCATGGAAGCCTATAAGAAGACAATCCCTATCATAAAGACATGGGTTTTCAGGTCATAATCAGAGGACATAATGGAAGAATCAATCCTTGCAGTTTTAAAAGAGAAGATCACTATCAAATTCAAGAGGCACAAACATAGTGAATAGCTTCATATGATGCCAAGGCCTAGTAAAAGTCAACCCAACAAAAAGTTAGGACATAGTTGATAAAGAATGAAGCCTTACACATACATAATGAGCAGTGataaaataaagaagaatatgcatagaTGTCTGTTTTAGAGCTATGGAAATAGTGAGTCCATAAAATGCATTCATACACAAGGATAACTACAATTCATGAAAGCATGAGCCAATGGATGACCAAAGTACAATGTATGGACAACAACATGGTTTTGAAAGGACAACCTCTTCATTAAGATAATGAATATCACATAGGAAAAGCTATTGTTGCAGCATGAGGACATAGTACACAGTCCTCAATTCCAATGAAAGGCATTAAAATAATCTCACAAAGAAGAAAGGTAATCATGGAAAGGTTGTGAATATATTTTATAATCCTTTTTTTTTGATAATATATAACAATGGTAATACTTTTTCAAAGCCATGTGACATTCATCAATGAAAGAGAGAATCACTATCAAAAGGCCATAAAAAACAAACCAGTATGGTATTTAATCATATTGCCAATGATTGGTCATTGAGGCAGAGAGAGAACAATGAATTCAAAGCACTGTTTT
This window harbors:
- the LOC131063528 gene encoding uncharacterized protein LOC131063528, with the protein product MDDNQITCHTKLKFAFWTNRITPKRSIGNSPYALVYGKEARLRLSIELPTLDIVHHLEMFEEQDRMKVMYAQLMELEEIRDKEMKSMEYHQLQTKRVFDKKATPKMFKEGDVVLKWDELKSRPVKHTKIYNFWSGPFDITECKEHNAFQLSKMDGEIFPIPVNGIHLKQCFEVWVKHGGEAKLAMVDDTTDS